The following proteins come from a genomic window of Kitasatospora sp. NBC_01246:
- a CDS encoding ribonuclease H family protein — MAERIIGACDGASKGNPGPAAWAWVIADADGRPQRWEAGPLGRATNNVAELTALKELLGAVRPGVPLEVRMDSQYAMKAVTQWLPGWRRKGWKTAAGTPVANKDLIVAIDALLAGRDVEFVYVPAHQVDGDPLNAVADRAASDAAVAQQPASGTSVDAPLPAPRADAAPSAGSRQAGAPAAKRTGGRAGAKSAGGRTKAKFPGSCRCGRPYAVGDPIAKNPDGWGHPDCAQAAEAGTRST; from the coding sequence ATGGCAGAACGCATCATCGGCGCTTGTGACGGCGCTTCGAAGGGCAACCCCGGTCCGGCCGCCTGGGCCTGGGTCATCGCAGACGCCGACGGTCGGCCGCAGCGCTGGGAGGCCGGACCGCTCGGCCGCGCGACCAACAACGTCGCCGAACTGACCGCGCTGAAGGAGCTGCTGGGCGCGGTCCGGCCGGGAGTGCCGCTGGAGGTCCGGATGGACTCCCAGTACGCGATGAAGGCGGTCACCCAGTGGCTGCCCGGCTGGCGCCGGAAGGGCTGGAAGACCGCCGCCGGGACACCGGTCGCCAACAAGGACCTGATCGTGGCGATCGACGCGCTGCTGGCCGGGCGCGACGTCGAGTTCGTCTACGTCCCCGCGCACCAGGTCGACGGCGATCCGCTGAACGCCGTCGCCGACCGGGCGGCGAGCGACGCGGCGGTGGCCCAGCAGCCGGCGAGCGGCACCTCCGTCGACGCGCCGCTGCCCGCCCCCCGCGCGGACGCCGCACCGTCGGCCGGGTCCCGGCAGGCCGGGGCCCCGGCCGCCAAGCGGACCGGCGGCCGGGCGGGCGCCAAGTCCGCCGGGGGCCGGACCAAGGCCAAATTCCCCGGCTCCTGCCGCTGCGGCCGCCCGTACGCCGTCGGCGACCCGATCGCCAAGAACCCGGACGGCTGGGGCCACCCCGACT